A stretch of DNA from Gammaproteobacteria bacterium:
GCTTGGGTTTCAAGCAACTCTTGCAGCTTGGATAGCTGTGCCTCGACCGTGTTTTGCCATTGCTTTTGGTGGGAGTCCCAAAGCTCTTTTGAACCCATAGCTTTATGGAGATGGGCGACATGATTTTTAAAATCATCGGCTCGAGCCTGTTGGCTAATTTGCTGTAATACCTCTAGGCCGTGTGTCTGCAAAGCTTGGTTAATTGTACTTTCTAAACGTTGAAAATCATCTTTGTTTTTACTGCTATTGTGAATGTCTGAGCAGTTTGTACGCAAAATGGTCGGGTTTGAAAAGCCTGAACTCTGCAAACGATCATTGAAATCATCAAACTGTTCGTTTGTCCCTTCATCCCAGTGGTTCATAACAAACAGCCAGGCATGGCGATGGCCGCGTTGCTGTAAAAAATGCCAGCCAACATCATCTTGATAGCGCTCAGGGCTGACGACGTACACCAACCAGTCGATATAAGGCAGCCAGCTGAGAACTAAATCACGATTTTGGGTCGCAGTGCTGTCAATATCTGGCATATCAAGCCACGCGATTAAACGGCGACTGTCATCCTGATGATAGCTGATACTGATTTGCTCGGTGGGGAGCTCTTCGGGCAGTGGTTTAAGCTGATAATCTTGATGCAGATACAGCGTGACTTCGTGAGAAGTGGGGCGCTCTACACCGGCTCGTGCAATCGGTGCGTTAGCCAAACGATTCAATAAACTGCTTTTGCCGACACCTGTGCCACCAAAAAGGGCGACAATGAGTGGCCGCTGATGGCCTGCTTCAAATAGCTGCTCTGCATGTTGTTGTTCAATTTTATCCAGCGATAGCGCGTCTGCTTGATTGATCCAGCCTGCTTGCTGTGCTTGAATTGCCCAGGCTTTTAATTTTTCCAGTGGTTGTTGTTTATCATCATCAGGGTTCATTGAGCCAGTTGCTCCATCGCTTGTTCCGCTTTTTCCAGCTCTTCTGCGCTGAATTGATATAGGCCATCATTGGGCATGTTGGTTGTTAACTCTATGAACTTGGGGTTGAG
This window harbors:
- a CDS encoding 50S ribosome-binding GTPase — protein: MNPDDDKQQPLEKLKAWAIQAQQAGWINQADALSLDKIEQQHAEQLFEAGHQRPLIVALFGGTGVGKSSLLNRLANAPIARAGVERPTSHEVTLYLHQDYQLKPLPEELPTEQISISYHQDDSRRLIAWLDMPDIDSTATQNRDLVLSWLPYIDWLVYVVSPERYQDDVGWHFLQQRGHRHAWLFVMNHWDEGTNEQFDDFNDRLQSSGFSNPTILRTNCSDIHNSSKNKDDFQRLESTINQALQTHGLEVLQQISQQARADDFKNHVAHLHKAMGSKELWDSHQKQWQNTVEAQLSKLQELLETQANIVKQSLLLEATQQNLLGKNQSSPPLPSVQTLTDALRTARSDRLMSDIAVELQNSLRQSNLPDHPFQAPLNHFTATAHQQLNESIEIHITAALAKPGTLLQRILYKLTGFLSGLLPLTAAVWAVYHVVTGFYSGTQGDNIFLGVDFAVHSGLLIGLAWLIPWFLQRKLRPSLASAAGCGLHQGIHSGIEELNSSLQTLWSNTNTEHGALLEELKQIKSDQIELLKIPDSLNNLIQKKA